The nucleotide sequence GACGGGAGATTTTACTAGATTCAAAACGATATCTATATCATGGATCATCATATCCAGAACTACACCCACATCCTTAATTCTAGGATTAAAAGGGGCTAATCTTCTGGATTCGATTAAGAGAGGTTCGGTTACGATCTTTCCGAGTTCCAAAACGGCTCCGTTAAAACGTTCAACGTGACCTACCTGTAAGACCAGATTGTTTTTAGAAGCAAGTTCCACGAGTTCTTTTGCTTGTTCTAAAGTTTCCGCGATCGGCTTCTCTACCAAAACATGTTTACCAGCAACAAGCGCCTTTTTAGCGATTTCATGATGTAGGAAAGTTGGTACCGCAATGATAACTGAATCAGTATGTTTGATCAGATCGTCTACGGTGGAGAAGGCGGAGGTTTTGTGTTTTTCCGCCATCTGAGACGCTCTTTCGGAATCGGAGTCGTAAATGCCTATCAGCTCCGCATCGCTTAATGTTTTTGCCACGTTTACGTGGTATTGGCCCATATGGCCAGTTCCGATTACTCCGATCTTGACTCTATTA is from Leptospira sp. WS58.C1 and encodes:
- a CDS encoding Gfo/Idh/MocA family protein, with the protein product MTNRVKIGVIGTGHMGQYHVNVAKTLSDAELIGIYDSDSERASQMAEKHKTSAFSTVDDLIKHTDSVIIAVPTFLHHEIAKKALVAGKHVLVEKPIAETLEQAKELVELASKNNLVLQVGHVERFNGAVLELGKIVTEPLLIESRRLAPFNPRIKDVGVVLDMMIHDIDIVLNLVKSPVKYLSAVGTKVVSGHEDIAAVILHFENGAIANISASRNTQSKIRTLNITQKDVYITLDFSDQEIELHRQATSDILLRTGEIKYRQESIVEKIFVHKDNPLKQEHEHFVKCILKETEPLVDGRSDIQTLEIAYKILSEIHKN